The following are encoded in a window of Narcine bancroftii isolate sNarBan1 chromosome 2, sNarBan1.hap1, whole genome shotgun sequence genomic DNA:
- the LOC138754226 gene encoding transient receptor potential cation channel subfamily V member 5-like isoform X3, with protein MVAPGIEALARGGRRMLRRMWGQRERETGVGELYLLQAKRIRENPLFLACKENDVGGIKKLLTSGTTDVFQRGALGETVLHVAVLHHNLESVVALLDAVPDLVNEPAASDVYRGETALHIAVLNQDTQIVREMLDRGADVRTPRVTGSYFKRSPENLAYFGEHVLSFAACCGNEEIIQLLIDGGADIAAVDSLGNTVLHILALQPNKTIACQMYDLIEGLEGTETVVRAGTVPNHDGLTPLKLAAIEGNLVMFDHLMKKQRLVCWELGPISHCLYNLQEIDSWQEDRSVLELVLSSKKTEALSILDLSPLVQLISLKWAGYGRFYFRLLTLFYLLYIIVFTLCCVFRPLKARVGNVTDSRDTTIYVQRTLQEAYGSSSDHVRLVGELISVLGAMVTLLLEIPDIMRFGVRQYFGKTALGGPFHVIIISHAGLVLLILVLRLTDTPGEVVAMSLALVLGWCNVMFFARGFAMLGPFTITIQKMIFGDLIRFCWLMFLVLLGFTAAVPGPPGHSHQLREVDSGHHQGSLRCIHGPRLPAHGQSAHRRHGGHALASGRQEGPAVESSGCCQHHPDRETPPAGSVSTSWHRRRESGAGRYLVPQGPGEDRHGVPETASLCPTFPCRPFFPHGEPSREWVGNCPPVSDRDGRGAEVGTGLPCLRLSFINGGGGIKGLEVNALSR; from the exons ATGGTGGCCCCAGGAATCGAGGCTCTGGCCAGAGGAGGCAGACGGATGCTACGCAGGATGTGGggccagagggagagggaaactgGCGTCGGGGAGTTATATCTCCTGCAGGCGAAGAG AATACGGGAAAACCCGCTCTTTCTGGCCTGTAAGGAGAACGACGTTGGAGGGATCAAGAAACTGCTGACCAGTGGAACGACGGACGTGTTCCAGAGAG gagCTCTGGGGGAAACTGTGCTCCACGTGGCCGTTCTTCACCACAATCTGGAGTCGGTCGTTGCTCTGTTGGACGCCGTACCCGACCTGGTGAACGAGCCAGCAGCGTCCGATGTTTACCGAG GCGAGACCGCCCTCCACATCGCGGTGTTGAACCAGGACACGCAGATCGTGCGTGAAATGCTCGACCGTGGAGCAGACGTTCGGACGCCGCGTGTCACGGGGTCGTACTTCAAACGCAGCCCAGAGAACCTGGCTTACTTCG GGGAACATGTCCTCTCCTTTGCCGCCTGCTGTGGGAACGAAGAGATTATCCAACTTCTCATCGACGGTGGGGCTGACATCGCGGCCGTTGACTCCCTCG GCAACACAGTCCTTCACATCCTGGCCCTCCAGCCCAACAAGACCATCGCCTGCCAGATGTACGACCTTATCGAGGGGCTCGAGGGGACAGAGACGGTGGTCCGAGCGGGCACTGTCCCCAACCATGACGGGCTTACCCCTCTCAAGCTGGCTGCCATCGAGGGAAATCTGGTG ATGTTCGACCACCTGATGAAGAAACAACGGCTGGTTTGCTGGGAGTTGGGGCCCATCTCCCACTGTCTCTATAACCTGCAGGAGATTGACTCTTGGCAAGAGGATCGCTCCGTCCTGGAACTCGTGCTGTCCAGCAAGAAAACCGAG gCCCTCTCCATCCTGGATCTGTCCCCCCTGGTCCAGCTGATCTCCCTGAAGTGGGCTGGTTACGGCCGGTTCTATTTCCGGCTGCTGACCCTGTTTTACCTGCTCTACATCATCGTCTTCACGCTCTGCTGTGTGTTCCGGCCCCTGAAGGCTCGTGTTGGCAACGTTACCGATTCCAGGGACACAACCATCTACGTGCAGAGAACACTGCAG GAAGCGTACGGTTCGTCCAGTGACCACGTGCGACTGGTGGGAGAACTGATCAGTGTCCTGGGGGCAATGGTCACCCTCCTCCTCGAG ATTCCAGACATCATGAGGTTTGGAGTACGTCAATATTTTGGGAAAACTGCGCTTGGGGGGCCGTTCCATGTCATCAT tatcAGCCATGCCGGGCTCGTGCTTTTAATCCTGGTCCTTCGCCTGACGGACACGCCGGGAGAGGTGGTGGCCATGTCCCTGGCTCTCGTGCTGGGTTGGTGCAACGTGATGTTCTTTGCCAGGGGCTTTGCAATGCTTGGACCATTCACCATCACCATCCAGAAG ATGATTTTCGGAGATTTAATACGATTTTGTTGGCTAATGTTCCTGGTTCTTCTGGGTTTTACGGCAG CTGTTCCTGGGCCTCCTGGACATTCCCATCAACTACGAGAAGTTGACTCCGGCCATCATCAAGGTTCTCTACGTTGCATACATGGTCCTCGCCTTCCTGCTCATGGTCAATCTGCTCATCGCCGTCATGGGGGACACGCACTGGCGAGTGGCCGACAagagggaccagctgtggagagCTCAG GTTGTTGCCAGCATCATCCTGATCGAGAGACACCTCCCGCGGGGTCTGTGTCCACGAGTTGGCATCGAcggagagagagtggggctggCCGGTACCTGGTACCTCAG GGTCCAGGAGAGGACCGACATGGGGTCCCAGAAACTGCATCGTTATGCCCAACATTTCCGTGCCGGCCATTCTTTCCCCACGGCGAACCCTCCCGGGAGTGGGTGGGAAATTGTCCGCCAGTCAGCGACAGAGACGGGAGGGGCGCGGAGGTCGGCACAGGTCTTCCATGTCTGAGACTGTCCTtcatcaatgggggggggggaatcaaggGTCTAGAGGTGAACGCCCTCTCTCGCTGA
- the LOC138754226 gene encoding transient receptor potential cation channel subfamily V member 6-like isoform X7: protein MVAPGIEALARGGRRMLRRMWGQRERETGVGELYLLQAKRIRENPLFLACKENDVGGIKKLLTSGTTDVFQRGEHVLSFAACCGNEEIIQLLIDGGADIAAVDSLGNTVLHILALQPNKTIACQMYDLIEGLEGTETVVRAGTVPNHDGLTPLKLAAIEGNLVMFDHLMKKQRLVCWELGPISHCLYNLQEIDSWQEDRSVLELVLSSKKTEALSILDLSPLVQLISLKWAGYGRFYFRLLTLFYLLYIIVFTLCCVFRPLKARVGNVTDSRDTTIYVQRTLQEAYGSSSDHVRLVGELISVLGAMVTLLLEIPDIMRFGVRQYFGKTALGGPFHVIIISHAGLVLLILVLRLTDTPGEVVAMSLALVLGWCNVMFFARGFAMLGPFTITIQKMIFGDLIRFCWLMFLVLLGFTAAFHLTFQTLEPDLWPHFRDFSTCLFTMFQLFLGLLDIPINYEKLTPAIIKVLYVAYMVLAFLLMVNLLIAVMGDTHWRVADKRDQLWRAQVVASIILIERHLPRGLCPRVGIDGERVGLAGTWYLRVQERTDMGSQKLHRYAQHFRAGHSFPTANPPGSGWEIVRQSATETGGARRSAQVFHV from the exons ATGGTGGCCCCAGGAATCGAGGCTCTGGCCAGAGGAGGCAGACGGATGCTACGCAGGATGTGGggccagagggagagggaaactgGCGTCGGGGAGTTATATCTCCTGCAGGCGAAGAG AATACGGGAAAACCCGCTCTTTCTGGCCTGTAAGGAGAACGACGTTGGAGGGATCAAGAAACTGCTGACCAGTGGAACGACGGACGTGTTCCAGAGAG GGGAACATGTCCTCTCCTTTGCCGCCTGCTGTGGGAACGAAGAGATTATCCAACTTCTCATCGACGGTGGGGCTGACATCGCGGCCGTTGACTCCCTCG GCAACACAGTCCTTCACATCCTGGCCCTCCAGCCCAACAAGACCATCGCCTGCCAGATGTACGACCTTATCGAGGGGCTCGAGGGGACAGAGACGGTGGTCCGAGCGGGCACTGTCCCCAACCATGACGGGCTTACCCCTCTCAAGCTGGCTGCCATCGAGGGAAATCTGGTG ATGTTCGACCACCTGATGAAGAAACAACGGCTGGTTTGCTGGGAGTTGGGGCCCATCTCCCACTGTCTCTATAACCTGCAGGAGATTGACTCTTGGCAAGAGGATCGCTCCGTCCTGGAACTCGTGCTGTCCAGCAAGAAAACCGAG gCCCTCTCCATCCTGGATCTGTCCCCCCTGGTCCAGCTGATCTCCCTGAAGTGGGCTGGTTACGGCCGGTTCTATTTCCGGCTGCTGACCCTGTTTTACCTGCTCTACATCATCGTCTTCACGCTCTGCTGTGTGTTCCGGCCCCTGAAGGCTCGTGTTGGCAACGTTACCGATTCCAGGGACACAACCATCTACGTGCAGAGAACACTGCAG GAAGCGTACGGTTCGTCCAGTGACCACGTGCGACTGGTGGGAGAACTGATCAGTGTCCTGGGGGCAATGGTCACCCTCCTCCTCGAG ATTCCAGACATCATGAGGTTTGGAGTACGTCAATATTTTGGGAAAACTGCGCTTGGGGGGCCGTTCCATGTCATCAT tatcAGCCATGCCGGGCTCGTGCTTTTAATCCTGGTCCTTCGCCTGACGGACACGCCGGGAGAGGTGGTGGCCATGTCCCTGGCTCTCGTGCTGGGTTGGTGCAACGTGATGTTCTTTGCCAGGGGCTTTGCAATGCTTGGACCATTCACCATCACCATCCAGAAG ATGATTTTCGGAGATTTAATACGATTTTGTTGGCTAATGTTCCTGGTTCTTCTGGGTTTTACGGCAG CGTTCCATCTCACCTTCCAGACCCTGGAGCCTGACCTGTGGCCCCATTTCCGGGACTTCAGCACCTGCCTGTTCACCATGTTCCAGCTGTTCCTGGGCCTCCTGGACATTCCCATCAACTACGAGAAGTTGACTCCGGCCATCATCAAGGTTCTCTACGTTGCATACATGGTCCTCGCCTTCCTGCTCATGGTCAATCTGCTCATCGCCGTCATGGGGGACACGCACTGGCGAGTGGCCGACAagagggaccagctgtggagagCTCAG GTTGTTGCCAGCATCATCCTGATCGAGAGACACCTCCCGCGGGGTCTGTGTCCACGAGTTGGCATCGAcggagagagagtggggctggCCGGTACCTGGTACCTCAG GGTCCAGGAGAGGACCGACATGGGGTCCCAGAAACTGCATCGTTATGCCCAACATTTCCGTGCCGGCCATTCTTTCCCCACGGCGAACCCTCCCGGGAGTGGGTGGGAAATTGTCCGCCAGTCAGCGACAGAGACGGGAGGGGCGCGGAGGTCGGCACAGGTCTTCCATGTCTGA